The Rhodothermales bacterium genome contains the following window.
AGGATGAAGCCGTCGGCCACGCTGCGAAGGTCGGCCTCGGGCAGGGGAAACAGCGCATCGGCGAGGTCGCGCCGGAGCGACAGGCCGCTCGCCGGCGCGCTGCGCCATCGGCCGCCGCGCCGCAGCACGTCGTCCGCGATCCACCCGTTGCTCGCCGGCCCGGACGGATCGATGCGCCGCACCAGCCGCCCCGCGGCGTCGACGACATCCATTCCGTGGAGCAGCAATCCGGCTGCCGGCCGGCTGCCGGCCAGTTCCACCACGCGCTCCACCTTTCGGGGATAAAACGCGTCGTCGGCATCCAGTAGACACAGCATGTCGCCGGACGATTCCCGAAACGCGGCGTTCAGCGCCGAGGCGACGCCGCCGTTGGGTTTCGTGATGAGCCGCACCCGCGGATCGCGCGCGGCATATCGCCCCGCGACCGCCACCGACCCGTCCGTCGAACCGTCGTCGCACACGATGACTTCGATGCGCCCATACGTCTGCCCCAGCGCGCTGTCGAGCGCGCCGGCCAGATACTGCTCGTAATTGTAATTGGCCACAAGGATCGACACCAGTGGCTCATCCGGCAACGACGAAACGGAAACGGGACGCGGCATGCGGGATTGCAAAGGATCGGGGATGCACTCCGCCTCGTATGCGATGACGGGCCGCACGTTCCGGCAGGCGGATCGCTGCGCCGATCCGGCCCGTTCGGCGACCCGCATCCGACACGTCGTCGTACGCCTCAGCGCA
Protein-coding sequences here:
- a CDS encoding glycosyltransferase, producing MPRPVSVSSLPDEPLVSILVANYNYEQYLAGALDSALGQTYGRIEVIVCDDGSTDGSVAVAGRYAARDPRVRLITKPNGGVASALNAAFRESSGDMLCLLDADDAFYPRKVERVVELAGSRPAAGLLLHGMDVVDAAGRLVRRIDPSGPASNGWIADDVLRRGGRWRSAPASGLSLRRDLADALFPLPEADLRSVADGFILTLAPLLAEVASVPDVLSLYRLHGRNLTGSLAFSADVSARHLDGLARIERAVNAWLDANDAGGARLSTRAHVNAVEHRRWRTLLADDAERMPLSRFAGTLWRDDLYGKKRKLAGLIAGAGGVVVPRRWRASWLQWMLGDGGFRRRIFRDRSNKPSA